TTGTTCTTGTCGTGAATGATTGCGGCCACTCGCCTTAATCACGGTGTCACGCTTTGATGGGGGACACTTCGCGCCCCTCAGATGCCTCTCGGCGACATAGTGAGCGTCCACGGTCCAAGCTGCGGTATGCCTCCAGCAAGCGCGACTCTTGGTGTTTCCAGGTGAAATTCTCGATCAATCGCTGCCGACCCGCCGCGCCAAGCCGCTGCCGCAATTCGCGGTCCTCCATCAGGCGCAGCAATTGCCGCGCGAATTCGCGTTCGTCGTTCGGCTTCGCATAGAGCGCCGTGTCACCAGCCGTGACACGATGTTCTGGTAAATCGAACGCTACAACGGGCTTCGCCTGGGCCATGTACTCCATCAGCTTGACGATCGTCGAACGGTCGTTGTAATCATTGGACGGATCAGGAACGACACAAATGTCGGTGGCGGCGATGTGCCGCGGGACCTTCTCGTAGTCGATCCAACCGGTGAAAGTCACCATGTTGGCTATCCCACAATCTCTCGCTATGCATCGCAAATCGTCCATGGCGGGTCCGGTGCCCATGATAACGCAGCGCCAGTCGGAACGACCAAAGTCATGCCGCAAGATGCCCAGCGCTCGCAGCAAATAGTCAATTCCGTCCTGATGTCCCATCACGCCGACATAGCCGATAACATTCGGCTCCTCGCCGCGGATCGATAGCTCTGGCTCGATATCTTGCAAATGCCACGCCTCCGGACCATTGCGAACCACGGTAACTCGCTTCGCCGGTATACCGCAGCGTTCAACCTGCAGACGTTTGTAGGAATCATTGGTGGCAATCGTGTGGTTGGCCCACCGACACGACAGTCGCTCGAAAAATAGCAGCAGCTTATGAACAAGACGATTTCCCGGCTCACTGAAACGCGACATGTACATGTCTGGCGAAATGTCGTGCTGGTCAAATATGAATTTCTTGCCAAAGAGTCGCCAGAAGCCACCGATCACAACCAAAAAGTCGGGTGGATTGTGCGCGTGAATCACGTCGAACCCGCGCCTCACCGCAACCCACAACGTCAGAACAGCGATCATGGTGACCGCATATCCATATTCAATGAAATAGCCCAAGAAGCTATTGGCCATCGGCGGTGCTGGAAACTGGTAGCCGGTAACTAGCCCGAACTGCTGGTACCAGCCTTCGCCCTTAGCGGCCGGACCGATTACAGTAACGCGGTCACCAGCGGCGGCCAAGGACATGGCTTCGCAGCGAACACGCCCGTCATCGGAAAACGCGCCGTTTTCCAGCAGCATCAGCACGCGAGTTGGACGGGACGTTGCTCCCCTAGAGCGATTTTCCTGTGCACTCATACGACCTCCTCGATCGCCAAACAATGCTGGTTGTGGTTTTCGGTCGCTTCCGCAAGATGATCTTGCTGTGCCGCCATGCCCTTGCACAATTCTCGAAACAGGTTCAGTTTTTCTTCCGTATTCGCGTTGGAGAAATGAATCTCTGCCAACTCGCGATTCCTCTTGCCCATCGTCTCGCGAAGGTGACGCGACGCGTACGTCGTTTGCAAGGCTTCCGCCAGTGCTGCCGCGTCGTTTTCGGGAACCACGAGTTGTTCAACAATTCTTGGAATCTCAACGTGGTTCGTCGTTACGACGGGCTTTCCGCAGGCCATCGCTTCGATGATTACCGTCGGAAACCCTTCGCCCTGCCCATCGCTGTCGAAACGACTTGGCAAACAAAACACATCGCACGCGTGGTACACGGCACGTAGCGCGGTTCCGCTCAACTTGCCAAAGAATGCAACTTGATTCTCGACGCCATGCTGCCGGGCCAGTTCGTGGACATCAACATGTGAATCGCTGCCGCCGTCACCGCCGACAACCCACACCTCGATATCGTCGTATCCGAGCTCTCGAATCGCCTTGAACAGAACCTCGTGCCCTTTCTTTTCCACGAAGAACGCGACAATCAACACAATGAATTTGTCCGCGGGTTTGTACTCCTCCAAATCGACGGACAGTCGCACGACTTCGACACGTTTCGGATCAACCTGGAAACGGTCGCGGAGCACATCGCGGTTATATTCCGTCACCGTCACGATCTGATCGCACGCTTCCAGCGCGATTGGGAACAGCGGCGGGTTGGGATTCGCGTAAAGCTCGTAGGCATGGATTGTGACGGTCAGCGGTTTGCCCGTAAATCGCTTGCAAAAGTAGCCGGTGAACAGCTTGCGATCGCCGAACGTCGCGTAGACCACGTCGACGTCCTGCATCTTGGAGACAAAATAGGCGGCCAGCAAGAAGTCCACGACGGCGCGATGGCGCAAAGCAAACCACAGCAATGTCAGGTAACGTAATGGCATCGATGCGAATCGTAGCGGCTGGCTGAGCAATACCTGCCAAATGCGCCAGGAATACAAATGCCATTCTGGAAGCGGGTTGTAGAGTCCAGGGCGATGTTTGCAGGGAAAAAGGCTGATCGTCGCGCCTCGGCGCGCGAACTCAGAGACTTCGCGATACACGAAGTGTTCTAAGCCGCTCTTCATCGATAAGATAACGCCAATGTGCATGTCTTGCTCGCCGCGACTACCGGCCTTCAACCGCTTCCATTACGACGCGCTCTGCCGGATCCGTTGCCACGCTGGTACGCTGCCGATCGCGGATCGCACGCCGATAAACGTC
Above is a genomic segment from Pirellulales bacterium containing:
- a CDS encoding glycosyltransferase family 4 protein, with protein sequence MSAQENRSRGATSRPTRVLMLLENGAFSDDGRVRCEAMSLAAAGDRVTVIGPAAKGEGWYQQFGLVTGYQFPAPPMANSFLGYFIEYGYAVTMIAVLTLWVAVRRGFDVIHAHNPPDFLVVIGGFWRLFGKKFIFDQHDISPDMYMSRFSEPGNRLVHKLLLFFERLSCRWANHTIATNDSYKRLQVERCGIPAKRVTVVRNGPEAWHLQDIEPELSIRGEEPNVIGYVGVMGHQDGIDYLLRALGILRHDFGRSDWRCVIMGTGPAMDDLRCIARDCGIANMVTFTGWIDYEKVPRHIAATDICVVPDPSNDYNDRSTIVKLMEYMAQAKPVVAFDLPEHRVTAGDTALYAKPNDEREFARQLLRLMEDRELRQRLGAAGRQRLIENFTWKHQESRLLEAYRSLDRGRSLCRREASEGREVSPIKA
- a CDS encoding glycosyltransferase family 4 protein, whose product is MHIGVILSMKSGLEHFVYREVSEFARRGATISLFPCKHRPGLYNPLPEWHLYSWRIWQVLLSQPLRFASMPLRYLTLLWFALRHRAVVDFLLAAYFVSKMQDVDVVYATFGDRKLFTGYFCKRFTGKPLTVTIHAYELYANPNPPLFPIALEACDQIVTVTEYNRDVLRDRFQVDPKRVEVVRLSVDLEEYKPADKFIVLIVAFFVEKKGHEVLFKAIRELGYDDIEVWVVGGDGGSDSHVDVHELARQHGVENQVAFFGKLSGTALRAVYHACDVFCLPSRFDSDGQGEGFPTVIIEAMACGKPVVTTNHVEIPRIVEQLVVPENDAAALAEALQTTYASRHLRETMGKRNRELAEIHFSNANTEEKLNLFRELCKGMAAQQDHLAEATENHNQHCLAIEEVV